A single window of Salvia splendens isolate huo1 chromosome 6, SspV2, whole genome shotgun sequence DNA harbors:
- the LOC121806394 gene encoding F-box protein CPR1-like: MPNLPFELIEDILRRLPVKSLKRFRAVAKTWCCLIDSENFINLHLRQPLISTSHRNLIIGGLGVYSVDLEALDKAHVIKPPFYYKSVDGISNSCNGIVLVMSDPLVLWNTFSREYVTLPNCSTEMQAPFESYSKVAYGFGYDSESDDYKVVRVAEFRHKITHIWMASETKIYSLRSKSWRRIGDFPYALPFLRGNWRVHLNGVMHTLVEDPEEFEAAAVIMAFNLRTEKHTPIMLPSEIRIRGVDVSLDVLDGCLCVVCTSRHRVVIWVMKEYGVRKSWMKLLTISPPLIERNDIVKPLTYSRDGTKVLLNCDDKRLLWYDLANHTAEEVVVEGLPFVFYAEVCVESLVKLDNSVAEVKKKVQRKEKRKGKIRSTRDDFLSEGFKLVL; this comes from the exons ATGCCGAATCTTCCGTTCGAGCTCATCGAGGACATCCTCCGCCGCCTGCCGGTGAAATCGCTCAAGCGTTTCCGCGCCGTCGCGAAAACGTGGTGTTGTTTGATTGACAGTGAGAATTTCATCAACCTGCATCTCCGCCAACCGCTGATTTCCACCTCTCACCGCAATCTGATAATAGGCGGCCTCGGCGTTTACAGCGTCGATTTGGAGGCGCTCGACAAGGCTCATGTCATCAAGCCGCCGTTCTATTACAAAAGCGTCGATGGGATCTCGAATTCCTGCAACGGAATAGTGCTTGTTATGAGCGATCCGCTTGTTCTGTGGAACACTTTCTCGAGGGAATACGTGACTTTGCCCAATTGCTCGACTGAGATGCAAGCTCCGTTTGAATCGTACAGTAAGGTTGCGTACGGATTCGGATACGATTCCGAGAGCGATGATTACAAGGTTGTTAGGGTTGCGGAATTTAGGCATAAGATAACGCATATCTGGATGGCTTCGGAGACGAAGATCTACAGTCTAAGGTCGAAATCATGGCGGAGAATTGGGGATTTCCCTTATGCGCTGCCGTTTTTGAGGGGGAATTGGCGCGTGCACCTTAACGGCGTTATGCATACTCTGGTGGAAGATCCGGAGGAGTTTGAAGCCGCCGCGGTGATAATGGCTTTTAATTTGAGGACCGAGAAGCATACCCCGATAATGCTTCCGTCAGAGATCCGGATCCGAGGAGTTGATGTTAGTTTGGATGTGCTTGATGGTTGTCTTTGTGTGGTTTGCACAAGTAGGCACAGGGTTGTGATTTGGGTGATGAAGGAGTATGGAGTGAGAAAATCTTGGATGAAATTGCTCACAATTAGCCCTCCATTGATAGAGCGGAATGATATCGTGAAGCCATTAACTTATTCAAGGGACGGTACTAAGGTTTTGTTGAATTGCGATGATAAAAGGCTTCTTTGGTATGATTTAGCTAACCACACAGCTGAGGAGGTTGTTGTTGAAGGTTTGCCGTTTGTGTTTTATGCTGAAGTTTGCGTTGAGAGCCTTGTTAAGCTTGATAATAGCGTGGCTGAGGTGAAGAAAAAGGTGCAGCGGAAggagaaaaggaaggggaagaTCAGAAGTACAAG GGATGACTTCTTGTCCGAGGGGTTCAAGTTGGTACTCTAA